From Permianibacter aggregans, a single genomic window includes:
- a CDS encoding PepSY-associated TM helix domain-containing protein has protein sequence MTAKRRRSGFSSRTISQRLHRWLGWSVGMVLLILVISGTILLWKNPLLHIQYPQLLTPTSTLPTADFLAHLDQQLPDWRTVRLPEPDQPYYLVYRGEQKWYYALDGQWLLTRDTDTDWLAFTESLHHHLLLGEFGDTVLGFVSIGSLLLLLLGLYQSWPRAQRWSQMLQWRWQQGGIARWYTSHRSTGLIFSLLLGLTVVTGLMLSFHGVPARWLASVDSKQAPAPISTLSSPTESMLPWATLLAAGTQAIPDARLTMVSRPAGPDKPLTLRLQVPDEWHPNGRGGVQLHPGSGEVLSLYDVRTVGPATRLANTMYPLHAGKVGGLGYQIVLALSSIGSLFLAWSALRLWRKRRQRSLECSLSP, from the coding sequence ATGACGGCTAAACGAAGGCGCTCAGGTTTTTCCTCACGCACAATAAGCCAGCGTTTGCACCGCTGGCTCGGTTGGAGCGTCGGCATGGTGCTGCTGATCCTCGTGATCAGCGGCACCATTTTGTTATGGAAAAACCCGCTGCTTCACATTCAATATCCACAGCTGCTGACGCCGACGTCGACGTTGCCAACGGCGGATTTTCTTGCGCACCTGGATCAGCAGTTGCCGGACTGGCGCACCGTGCGCCTGCCGGAACCGGATCAGCCCTATTACCTGGTCTATCGCGGTGAACAGAAATGGTATTACGCGCTCGACGGCCAATGGCTGCTGACCCGCGACACCGACACCGATTGGCTGGCGTTCACCGAATCGCTGCATCACCATCTTTTACTTGGCGAGTTCGGGGATACCGTGCTCGGCTTTGTTTCTATCGGCAGCCTTCTGCTGCTGTTGCTAGGCCTTTATCAGTCCTGGCCACGGGCCCAGCGCTGGTCGCAAATGCTGCAATGGCGCTGGCAGCAAGGCGGTATCGCCCGCTGGTATACCAGCCATCGCAGCACCGGCCTGATATTCAGCCTCTTGCTCGGCCTGACCGTCGTTACCGGCCTGATGTTGAGCTTTCATGGTGTTCCGGCCCGCTGGCTTGCCAGCGTCGATAGCAAACAGGCACCGGCGCCGATCAGCACGCTATCGTCACCCACCGAGTCGATGCTGCCCTGGGCAACGCTGCTTGCCGCCGGGACGCAAGCGATACCCGACGCCCGGCTGACGATGGTCAGCCGCCCGGCCGGGCCCGATAAGCCATTGACGCTACGCCTGCAGGTGCCGGACGAATGGCACCCGAACGGCCGTGGTGGCGTGCAACTGCATCCGGGCAGCGGCGAAGTGCTCAGTCTCTACGATGTTCGCACCGTCGGCCCGGCCACCCGACTTGCCAACACCATGTACCCGTTGCATGCCGGCAAAGTCGGTGGCCTTGGCTACCAGATCGTGCTGGCACTCAGCAGCATCGGCAGCCTGTTTCTGGCCTGGTCGGCGTTGCGGCTTTGGCGCAAACGAAGGCAACGATCTCTGGAGTGCTCGCTAAGTCCCTGA
- the modB gene encoding molybdate ABC transporter permease subunit, with protein MFSETDLSTIWLTLKLATTVTVLLLIIGTPIAWWLARSRSWWKGPVAAIVALPLVLPPTVLGFYLLLAMGPHGFIGELTQSLGLGTLPFTFWGLVVASVFYSMPFVVQPIQNAMEAIGERPLEVASTLRAGPWDQFFSVVLPLSKPGFVTAAILGFAHTVGEFGVVLMIGGNIPGETRVVSVQIYDHVEALEYGQAHTLAAIMIVFSFLVLLALYSFQRRKLAAGIKMGG; from the coding sequence ATGTTTTCCGAAACCGATCTGTCCACTATCTGGCTAACGCTGAAACTGGCAACAACGGTTACCGTGCTGTTGCTGATCATCGGCACGCCTATCGCTTGGTGGCTGGCGCGTAGCCGTTCCTGGTGGAAAGGCCCGGTTGCCGCGATTGTGGCATTACCGTTGGTATTGCCACCGACTGTTCTCGGGTTTTATTTATTGTTGGCCATGGGCCCGCACGGTTTTATCGGCGAACTGACACAAAGCTTAGGGCTCGGTACCTTGCCTTTTACGTTCTGGGGTTTGGTCGTCGCTTCTGTTTTTTACTCGATGCCGTTTGTCGTGCAGCCAATCCAAAACGCGATGGAAGCGATTGGTGAAAGGCCGTTGGAAGTGGCATCAACATTACGCGCCGGACCTTGGGATCAATTCTTCTCGGTAGTGTTGCCGTTATCGAAGCCGGGTTTTGTCACGGCGGCGATTCTGGGCTTTGCCCACACAGTCGGTGAGTTTGGCGTCGTACTGATGATCGGTGGCAATATTCCGGGTGAAACCCGAGTCGTGTCAGTGCAGATTTATGATCATGTCGAAGCGCTGGAATACGGCCAAGCACACACACTGGCCGCCATCATGATTGTGTTTTCCTTTCTGGTACTATTGGCGTTGTATAGCTTTCAGCGCCGCAAACTCGCCGCTGGCATAAAAATGGGCGGCTGA
- a CDS encoding TonB-dependent receptor, with protein MNAVHRLSFVGSAIALALATAQADDKLIPATDAEVIVVTATRVETPAATLPQTITVIEGETLRQQIALSPDVSQILGNLIPSFSPNRQKLSGVGESFRGRNPLYLLDGVPQSTPLRDDGRDAHTVAPFMIERIEVVHGASAIQGMGATGGIINIITKKPQEDGVMQSAQARVSLPDDGDTDGLGYGIGYMLSARQGQWEFSAAGHYQDQGIQFDGRGNPIGPDPIQGDLEDAKDDNLFLRLGWIGEQQTLRLNARRYTLESHYDYNAVNGSRTLGIATTAIKERPEGRPPQVEISAVTADYQHQQLAGGVLSLQLFDQEYQGLFGGGRFAIFQDPRIAPNLFDQSQNVSQKQGAKLTQSYAEFFHADISFVTGIDWLNDETYQGLVHTDRLWVPKTEYRNLAVFGQWGYELGDWHFSAGLRHERSALTVDDFTTIWAAGNASVDGGEPDFRETLVNVGAVWQISAPWRVYASYNEGFGMPDVGRILRAVNVSGQDVDSFLDLQPIVTENREIGVNFQQGDWRIALSLFDSRADLGTRFELESDGFYRVAREATEIQGLELDATWALHDQHSIGLMYAYLRGEYDSNGDGNVDREMSNLDVAPPRANLYWQFDISDTVNQRLQWNYLFDRDIQNSAGNFDFEGYQTLDWLLSWQTAHGLYRFAIENLSDEFYFTHYAQVVGRNDQYFAGRGRTFSVTWSHDF; from the coding sequence ATGAACGCTGTACACCGCCTTTCCTTTGTTGGTTCCGCCATCGCGTTGGCCCTTGCCACGGCCCAGGCCGACGACAAACTGATTCCCGCCACCGATGCCGAAGTCATCGTCGTCACCGCCACCCGAGTCGAAACCCCGGCCGCGACCTTGCCGCAAACCATCACCGTCATTGAAGGCGAAACCCTGCGCCAGCAGATCGCGCTGAGCCCGGATGTCTCGCAGATCCTTGGTAACCTGATCCCGAGCTTTTCCCCGAACCGCCAGAAACTGTCCGGCGTTGGCGAATCGTTCCGGGGCCGTAACCCGCTGTACCTGCTCGACGGCGTACCGCAATCGACGCCGCTGCGCGACGATGGCCGCGACGCCCACACGGTGGCGCCGTTCATGATTGAACGCATCGAGGTGGTGCATGGTGCCAGCGCCATTCAAGGCATGGGCGCCACCGGCGGCATCATCAACATCATCACCAAAAAACCGCAGGAAGATGGTGTCATGCAAAGTGCCCAAGCCCGCGTCAGCCTGCCCGATGATGGCGACACCGACGGCCTCGGCTATGGCATTGGCTATATGCTGTCAGCGCGCCAGGGCCAGTGGGAATTCTCGGCTGCCGGTCATTACCAGGATCAGGGCATCCAGTTTGACGGCCGCGGCAACCCGATCGGTCCAGACCCTATTCAGGGCGATCTGGAAGATGCCAAGGACGACAACCTGTTCCTGCGCCTCGGCTGGATTGGCGAGCAACAGACGCTGCGCCTGAATGCTCGCCGCTACACACTGGAAAGTCATTACGACTACAACGCCGTCAACGGCAGCCGCACACTCGGCATCGCCACGACCGCGATCAAGGAACGCCCGGAAGGCCGGCCACCGCAAGTGGAAATCTCGGCCGTGACTGCCGATTACCAACACCAGCAACTGGCCGGTGGCGTGCTCAGCCTGCAACTGTTTGATCAGGAATACCAAGGCCTGTTCGGCGGTGGTCGTTTTGCGATTTTTCAGGACCCGCGCATCGCACCAAACCTGTTCGATCAATCGCAGAACGTTTCGCAAAAACAAGGCGCCAAACTGACGCAAAGTTACGCCGAATTTTTCCACGCTGATATCAGCTTCGTCACCGGTATCGACTGGCTCAATGACGAGACCTATCAGGGCTTGGTACACACCGATCGCCTGTGGGTACCGAAAACCGAGTACCGCAATCTCGCCGTGTTTGGTCAGTGGGGTTACGAGCTCGGCGACTGGCATTTCAGCGCCGGCCTGCGTCATGAACGCTCGGCCTTGACCGTCGATGATTTCACCACGATTTGGGCCGCCGGCAATGCCTCGGTCGATGGCGGTGAACCGGATTTCCGCGAAACGCTGGTCAACGTTGGCGCGGTCTGGCAAATCAGTGCGCCGTGGCGCGTTTACGCCTCGTACAACGAAGGCTTCGGCATGCCCGATGTCGGACGCATTCTGCGCGCCGTCAACGTCTCCGGACAGGACGTCGACAGCTTTCTCGACCTGCAACCGATTGTCACCGAGAACCGCGAAATCGGCGTCAATTTTCAGCAGGGCGATTGGCGCATCGCGCTCAGCCTGTTTGATTCACGCGCCGATCTCGGCACCCGTTTCGAATTGGAAAGCGACGGCTTTTACCGCGTCGCGCGCGAAGCCACCGAGATTCAGGGGCTGGAACTCGACGCCACTTGGGCACTGCATGATCAGCACAGCATTGGTCTGATGTATGCCTATCTGCGCGGTGAATACGATAGTAATGGCGATGGCAATGTCGATCGCGAAATGTCGAATCTCGATGTCGCACCACCACGTGCCAATCTGTACTGGCAGTTTGATATTTCCGACACGGTGAATCAGCGTCTGCAGTGGAATTATCTGTTTGATCGCGACATTCAGAACTCGGCCGGCAACTTCGATTTCGAAGGCTACCAAACGCTGGATTGGTTACTGTCCTGGCAAACCGCTCATGGCCTCTACCGCTTCGCAATTGAAAACTTGAGCGATGAGTTTTATTTCACCCATTACGCTCAGGTGGTCGGTCGCAATGATCAGTATTTTGCCGGTCGTGGTCGCACGTTCAGCGTCACCTGGTCGCATGATTTCTAA
- the rpoD gene encoding RNA polymerase sigma factor RpoD, whose amino-acid sequence MASTDNFEADEQQQSQLKLLIAKGKEQGYLTYAEVNDHLPSDIIDPEQIDDIIRIINDMGIQVFEVAPDADQLLMSENQPADEDAAEEAAQALATLDKEVGRTTDPVRMYMREMGTVELLTREGEIEIAKRIEEGLREVLMAVAEYPATSQYLLDEFDRFLAGEVRLPDIISGFIDLNSLFEEAPTAAAHVGSELSEEELDDEDDDDSAEEEEQDTGPDPEEAKAHFTALREAQEKVMAALKKYGRNHKNTEAALSALTDEFLQLKLVPKQFDRLVNRTRKLTDTVRTQERLCMRLACEKAGMPRKTFIATFPGNETNTKWLDAQLKAKSEYQAKLEHFGEDIRRAQKKLAQIEEDSRLTIQDIKDLNRRMSIGEAKARRAKKEMVEANLRLVISIAKKYTNRGLQFLDLIQEGNIGLMKAVDKFEYRRGYKFSTYATWWIRQAITRSIADQARTIRIPVHMIETINKLNRISRQMLQEMGREPTPDELAERMQMPEDKIRKVLKIAKEPISMETPIGDDEDSHLGDFIEDTATESPVDVAMSESLREATREVLAGLTAREAKVLRMRFGIDLQTDHTLEEVGKQFDVTRERIRQIEAKALRKLRHPSRSDRLRSFLDE is encoded by the coding sequence ATGGCAAGCACTGACAATTTTGAAGCCGATGAACAGCAACAATCACAGCTGAAGCTGCTGATTGCCAAAGGCAAAGAGCAAGGCTACCTCACCTACGCCGAAGTCAATGACCACTTGCCTTCCGACATCATCGATCCAGAACAGATCGATGACATCATCCGCATCATCAACGACATGGGTATCCAGGTATTCGAAGTCGCCCCGGATGCCGACCAACTGTTGATGTCGGAAAACCAGCCGGCCGACGAAGACGCCGCTGAAGAAGCCGCCCAAGCCCTCGCCACGCTAGATAAAGAAGTCGGCCGCACCACCGACCCAGTGCGTATGTACATGCGCGAAATGGGCACCGTTGAACTGTTGACCCGCGAAGGCGAAATCGAAATCGCCAAGCGCATCGAAGAAGGTCTGCGTGAAGTATTGATGGCTGTCGCCGAATATCCGGCCACCTCGCAATATCTGCTTGATGAATTCGATCGTTTCCTGGCTGGCGAAGTACGTCTGCCAGACATCATTTCCGGCTTTATCGATCTGAACAGCCTGTTCGAAGAAGCCCCAACCGCTGCCGCGCACGTGGGCTCGGAATTGAGCGAAGAAGAGCTCGACGACGAAGACGACGATGACAGCGCCGAAGAAGAAGAACAAGACACCGGCCCGGATCCGGAAGAGGCCAAAGCCCACTTCACGGCCCTGCGCGAAGCGCAGGAAAAAGTGATGGCGGCGCTGAAAAAATACGGCCGTAACCACAAGAACACTGAAGCCGCCTTGAGCGCGCTGACCGATGAATTCCTGCAGTTGAAACTGGTGCCGAAGCAATTCGATCGCCTGGTCAACCGCACCCGCAAGCTGACCGACACCGTGCGCACGCAAGAGCGTCTGTGCATGCGTTTGGCTTGCGAAAAAGCCGGCATGCCGCGCAAAACCTTTATCGCGACCTTCCCTGGCAACGAAACCAACACCAAGTGGCTCGATGCCCAATTAAAAGCGAAATCGGAATATCAGGCCAAGCTGGAACATTTCGGTGAAGACATTCGCCGCGCCCAGAAAAAACTGGCGCAAATCGAAGAAGACAGCCGCCTGACCATTCAGGACATCAAAGACCTTAACCGTCGCATGTCGATCGGCGAAGCGAAAGCCCGCCGCGCCAAGAAAGAAATGGTCGAAGCGAACTTGCGTCTGGTGATCTCGATTGCCAAGAAATACACCAACCGTGGTCTGCAGTTCCTCGATCTGATTCAGGAAGGCAACATCGGCTTGATGAAAGCCGTCGATAAATTCGAATACCGCCGCGGTTACAAATTCTCGACTTACGCGACCTGGTGGATTCGTCAGGCCATCACCCGTTCGATCGCCGACCAGGCGCGCACCATCCGTATTCCGGTGCACATGATCGAAACGATCAACAAGCTGAACCGCATTTCCCGCCAAATGCTGCAGGAAATGGGTCGCGAGCCGACCCCGGATGAGTTGGCCGAACGCATGCAAATGCCGGAAGACAAAATCCGCAAAGTGCTGAAGATCGCCAAAGAACCGATTTCGATGGAAACCCCAATCGGTGACGATGAAGATTCGCATCTGGGCGATTTCATCGAAGACACCGCCACCGAATCCCCGGTCGATGTCGCGATGAGCGAGAGCTTGCGTGAAGCCACCCGCGAAGTGCTGGCAGGCCTGACTGCCCGCGAAGCGAAAGTGCTGCGTATGCGTTTCGGTATCGACCTGCAAACCGACCACACGTTGGAAGAAGTCGGCAAGCAATTCGACGTCACCCGCGAGCGTATCCGTCAGATCGAAGCCAAGGCCCTGCGCAAACTGCGTCACCCGAGCCGCTCCGATCGCCTGCGCAGCTTCCTCGACGAGTAA
- the modC gene encoding molybdenum ABC transporter ATP-binding protein, giving the protein MTESKTINAQFQLHFGSADSDAFSLDVDLQIPGQGITAIFGASGSGKTTLLRCIAGLEKAQQGALSINGETWQSHNVFVPTYQRSLGYVFQESSLFPHLSAKANLQYAIKRAANPPSAETYQRIVTMLGIEPVLNRRPAQLSGGERQRVAIARALLVQPKLLLMDEPLASLDYKRKQEILPYLERLHESLDIPVLYVSHSIEEVTRLADHAVILEQGRVIAEGAVAEVFSRIDLPTQTETDVGVILQGHIRERDPQWHLARVEFDGGSLWVRDGGDELNKPVRVRVLAKDVSLALENHEDTSILNRLPVIVEEIVCDIDEATSLVRVRTNETCLLARVTLRSVAHMQLIQDKAVWAQIKSAAIVC; this is encoded by the coding sequence ATGACCGAATCAAAAACCATCAACGCCCAGTTCCAATTGCATTTCGGCAGCGCCGATAGCGATGCCTTTTCACTGGATGTCGATCTGCAGATACCAGGGCAGGGCATCACCGCGATCTTTGGCGCCTCGGGTTCCGGTAAAACCACGCTGCTGCGTTGCATAGCCGGTTTGGAAAAAGCCCAACAAGGCGCACTCAGCATCAACGGCGAAACCTGGCAAAGCCACAATGTTTTTGTGCCGACTTATCAACGTTCGCTTGGTTATGTATTTCAGGAATCCAGCCTGTTCCCGCACTTGAGCGCCAAGGCCAATCTGCAGTACGCGATCAAGCGTGCCGCCAATCCGCCATCAGCAGAAACCTATCAACGAATCGTCACGATGCTCGGTATCGAGCCGGTGCTGAATCGCCGACCAGCGCAATTGTCCGGCGGTGAACGTCAACGCGTCGCCATTGCCCGAGCCTTGTTGGTTCAGCCCAAGTTGCTGCTGATGGACGAGCCATTGGCTTCACTCGACTACAAGCGCAAACAGGAAATCCTGCCTTACCTCGAACGCCTGCATGAATCACTCGATATCCCAGTGCTGTACGTCAGCCATTCGATAGAGGAAGTCACGCGCCTGGCTGATCATGCCGTAATACTCGAACAAGGTCGTGTTATCGCCGAAGGTGCTGTCGCGGAAGTGTTCTCGCGTATCGATTTGCCAACGCAAACCGAAACCGATGTCGGCGTTATCCTGCAAGGCCACATCCGTGAACGCGACCCACAATGGCATTTGGCCCGTGTTGAATTCGATGGTGGCTCGTTATGGGTACGCGACGGCGGCGATGAACTGAACAAACCGGTACGGGTAAGAGTGTTGGCCAAAGACGTCAGCTTGGCGCTGGAGAATCACGAAGACACCAGTATTCTGAATCGATTGCCTGTTATCGTTGAAGAAATTGTCTGTGACATTGATGAGGCGACGTCGTTGGTGCGTGTAAGAACTAATGAAACATGCTTACTAGCCCGCGTTACCCTTCGTTCGGTTGCACATATGCAACTGATACAAGATAAAGCAGTCTGGGCACAAATCAAATCTGCAGCGATTGTTTGTTGA
- a CDS encoding Panacea domain-containing protein, which yields MATIYDVARYITEKQGEMSAMKLQKLMYYAQAWHLVWEEQPLFPDMFEAWANGPVLPAIYDKHRGQFKVDKSFFRDGNATNLSKTEKENIGKVLEFYGDKTAQWLSNLTHQEDPWLKARGDTPIGAPSNAEISLSAIHEYYSSL from the coding sequence ATGGCAACAATCTATGATGTCGCAAGATATATCACCGAAAAGCAAGGTGAAATGTCTGCGATGAAACTCCAGAAATTAATGTATTACGCGCAAGCTTGGCACTTGGTCTGGGAGGAGCAACCTCTGTTCCCAGATATGTTTGAAGCTTGGGCAAATGGCCCTGTTTTGCCTGCCATTTACGACAAACACAGAGGACAATTCAAAGTCGACAAGTCTTTTTTCAGGGACGGTAACGCCACAAACCTTTCTAAAACGGAAAAAGAAAATATTGGGAAAGTTCTAGAATTCTATGGCGACAAGACTGCTCAATGGTTAAGTAATCTCACTCATCAAGAAGATCCTTGGCTCAAAGCCAGAGGTGATACGCCCATTGGAGCCCCTTCCAATGCAGAAATCTCTCTTAGTGCAATCCACGAATATTACTCTTCACTCTAA
- the modA gene encoding molybdate ABC transporter substrate-binding protein: MQQLWMYSILKPAKDRLLIGKLTRGLAIVGFSFGCFTGNAQAEQIQVAVASNFMAPMKVIVANFEQRTGHHVQLSFGASGKFYAQIKNGAPFHLFLSADQEKPMALERDGLVVPDSRFTYALGSLVLWSSKPGFIDTEASVLRRGQFNKLALANPKLAPYGVAAVQVLEKLNLRQTTESKWVQGENIAQTFQFVSTGNAELGFIALSQVIDNGKIKTGSAWLIPEELYQPIRQDAVWLRQGENSEAAKALWQFLQTESTRQLIKRYGYQVDNEQN, encoded by the coding sequence ATGCAACAACTGTGGATGTATTCAATTTTGAAGCCTGCGAAAGATAGACTCCTTATCGGTAAGCTGACGCGCGGTTTGGCGATTGTCGGATTTTCGTTCGGTTGCTTCACAGGCAATGCGCAAGCGGAGCAGATTCAGGTAGCCGTTGCCTCGAACTTCATGGCGCCAATGAAAGTGATTGTGGCGAACTTTGAACAGCGCACTGGCCATCACGTGCAACTATCCTTCGGTGCCTCCGGCAAGTTCTACGCGCAAATCAAGAACGGTGCGCCGTTTCACTTGTTTCTCTCGGCCGATCAGGAAAAGCCGATGGCGTTGGAACGTGACGGTTTGGTCGTGCCCGATAGTCGTTTCACCTACGCGCTCGGCTCGCTGGTGCTGTGGTCAAGCAAACCCGGATTTATCGATACCGAAGCCTCGGTGCTGCGTCGTGGCCAGTTCAATAAACTGGCTCTGGCCAATCCGAAACTGGCGCCGTATGGCGTAGCGGCAGTGCAAGTGCTGGAAAAGTTAAATCTACGGCAAACAACGGAATCAAAATGGGTGCAAGGCGAGAATATCGCCCAGACCTTTCAATTCGTCAGCACCGGCAATGCCGAGCTAGGGTTTATCGCGCTGTCGCAAGTGATCGACAACGGCAAAATCAAAACCGGTTCTGCCTGGCTGATTCCCGAAGAACTTTATCAACCGATTCGCCAGGATGCGGTATGGTTGCGGCAAGGCGAAAACAGCGAAGCGGCGAAAGCGCTATGGCAATTCCTGCAAACCGAATCCACGCGGCAATTGATCAAGCGTTACGGTTATCAAGTCGACAATGAGCAGAACTAA